AAAAACACTTCCCGAATTGCTTCAACGGATCAGAGCATGCTGTCCCTTCCATATCGTGGTTGTGGATGACGGGTCGAAGGACCATAGCGCCCAAATTGCTGCCCATGAAGGTGTCCACCTGATTCGTCACCCCAAAAATATGGGGAAGGGAAAGGCGCTTCAGTCCGGTTTTAAGTTTGTTTCAAAAGCCGGAGGAGACTTTGCTATAACCCTCGATGCCGATCTGCAGCATCCACCGGAAGCGATTCCCGGATTGGTTGTGAAATATTCGGAAGCTCCGGGAACCTTCATGATCGGCAGGCGGCAGAGGGATGACAATATGCCTTTGCATCGCCAGCTGAGCAATTATATTACCAGTTTTCTTGTCAGTCGACGAACCGAAATGACAATCCCGGATGTTCAGTGTGGCTTCAGACTGATTCCCGGTAAGTATTTACATCACTTATTTACCGGCAGTAAAGGGTTTGTCTTTGAAGCGGAAATGGTGATCCGACTGGCAGATATCGGTGTTCCAGTGGATTTTTATCCTATCCCCACCATTTATTTGAAAGGTGGACATAGCAGTATTGCCCATATCCGGGATACCCTTCACTTTATCAGCATGTTTACCCGCTCACTTTTCAGGAGATTTTCGTGATGTGGCATAACCTTTGGCAACTGATTCTTGTGACTTTCCTCCCGTTTCTTGAACTCCGGGCCAGCATTCCCTACGGTATTCTGAAACTGAATATGCCCTGGTTCGAGGTCTATCTGATCTGTATGCTTATCAATGTCCTCCTGGCACCCTTTGTTTACTATATGCTTCACTGGTTTGTCGATGTTGTGATTAAAATCCCTTTTATCGGCAGACTCTATGATAAAATTGTCCTCCGGACCCAACGGCGAATCCATGACAAGGTGGAGAAATACGGAGAATGGGGACTCGCTCTCTTTATTGGGGTCCCACTGCCTGGATCAGGTGTTTATACAGGTGCCCTGGCAGCCTTCCTCCTGGGTGTCCCCCCACGAAAGTTCATGATTGCCGCCATCTGGGGCGTCCTGATTGCCGGTACAGCTGTTCTCATCGTGACTCTCACCGGTATCGAATCCCTCCAGTTCTTTTTGAAAAAAGTCTGACAACGGCTATATCCTCAATTCCAGGTGCAACTTTCTTCTTTCGGTTTGTAAACAAACTTTATAAACTATAGAGATAAAAGACATATAGATAAGAGGAAGAGAATATGGAGCTCCTGAAGCAAATTGAAGAATTGGTTGTTCGTGGCCACATTGATGCGGAATCCCGTTATCCCAAAGATTTATCCGGTCAACCCGGTGTTCGTGAAAAAGTGGCAGATGCCCTGGAGAAAGGAATATCCCCACAGGAAATTCTATGGAACGGACTCATCAGCGGGATGAAAATTGTCGGTGAGAAATATGAAAAGAATGAAATATTTGTCCCCGAGATGCTTTTTTCAGCCAAAGCAATGAAAAGTGGCCTGAATCAGATTCGCCCCATGTTGGTAGGTGATGTGAGTGTCCGTGTAGGGACTGTCATCCTGGGAACCGTCCAGGGGGATATGCATGATATCGGGAAAAACCTTGTAGGAATGATGCTTGAAGGCGCCGGTTTTGAGGTAATTGATCTGGGAATTAATACACCGGTTTCAAAATTTGTGGAATCAGCACGGAAGCACCCGGAAGCGGTGATCGGTATGTCCGCCCTGCTTACCGTCACGATGAAAAATATGAAAACGGTCATCGAATCCCTCCGTTCCAACGGCCTGGAGAATAAAGTCATGATCGGCGGAGCACCTGTTACCCAGTCTTTTGCCGATGAAATCGGAGCTGAAGGATACTCCCTGAATGCCAACCAGGCTGTCTCCCTGGCCAAAAACCTGATATCAGCCTAATAGAGGATATTATGTTTGAACATCTTCGAAAAATTGATTTTGAACGCCTGGATAAGACCTTGCGGAATCAAAAAGCCGATGCCATCCCCCTGATTGAATTGGGAATTCATCCGGATATTAAAAGAGAAATCACCGGGAAACCGGTAGTGACGGTCCGGGAGGACATTCAGTTTATGCGTTCCCTGGGTTATGACTTCCTGAAGGTTCAGCCCCGAATTGACCTCGAATTAAACCGGAAGAAGGCGGAGGATGAGTCCAAAGCGACAGACCGGTCCTGGTCCTCGGAACATGACAGCCTTGTGAAGGATTGGGAGAGTTTTGAAGCATATCCATTCCCCAAACGGGAAGATATCAATTACAGCCGCCTGGAAGAAGCCGGAAAACTTATCCCTGATGATATGGGAATCATTGGCCAATATGGAGATATTTACACAACCGTCTGGGAAACCATGGGGTTTGAAACCTTTTCCATGCTCATGTATGAAGAGCCGGAACTGGTGGCTGAAATGTTTCGCCGGATCGGAGATGTGATTTACAGCATGTTTGAAGTGATGGCCCAGATGGATTTTGTAAAGGTTCTGTGGTACAGTGACGATATTGCCTATTCTTCCGGACTCATGGTGGATCCTGATTTTCTCCGGGAGCATTTTTTCCCCTGGTTGAAGAAAATCGGGAAACTGGCCACAGCACGGAATATTCCCTTTATCTATCATTCCGATGGTGTGTTGTATGATGTGATGGAGGATATTCTGGATTGTGGTGTGACTGCGCTTCATCCGCTGGAACCCATCTCCATGGATATTGATGAATTAAAAACCCGCTACGGCGATAAAATTGCACTCTGCGGGGGTATTGATGTGGATCAATTGGCCCGGGCATCCACTGATACCATCCGCAACCTGACCCGGAAATATATGCGTATCGCCGGCAATAACGGAGGATGGGCTGCAGGTTCTTCAAATTCAATTACTGAATATATGAAAACCGAAAACGTTCTGGCCATGATCGAAACCGTCCTGAAAGAAGGGACCTATTAGGATGGAAGGGGAGAAAGTTCTTACTTCGGATTTCAGTTTGGGGCGATAAAAATAGAGGGTGAAAACTTCAAAAGAGGAAGTATCAAATGAACATGCTCAATTCAGTCCATGCGAATTATAAAGAAGGCCGGCGTATTTTAGCTCCTTTACTGGGTTTCCCTGCAGTAAAACCGGCAGGAACCTCGATCAAACTGGCCCAACAGAATGCAGGTGAACACATGAAGGTGATGCAGCGGATTGTGGAGAAATGGCATCCTGATGTGGTTTTTACCCTTATGGATCTCTCCGTGGAAGCCAGTGCCCTGGGCCGTGAGACCATTTTCCCACCAGATGAAGCAGCAACGATAGTAAAATTTGATTATGACAAAGAACGGGATTTATCCCTTTTGAAAGCTATAAATATTCTGGAGGACGGGCGGCTCCAGTCCTATGTGGAAACACACAAACGTATGAAACGTGATTTTCCCGGAGATATTCTCAGGGGTGCTTATGTAACAGGGCCTTATACTTTGGCCGGACTCATTATGGGTGCTGAGAATGCGGCCATGGAAACAATGATGGATCCGGAAGGATTTCATGTCTTGTGCACCGTGTGCACAGAAAAAATTTTAGACTATACACAGGCCATGATAGAAGCCGGTGCTCACATAATTGCGGTTCTCGAACCCAGTGCCATGATGCTTGGTCCGGAACAATTCCGGGAATTCTCGATGGATTATACCCGGAAAATTGTGGATATGTGTCATCAACATGATGTGGGAATGGTTTATCACATTTGCGGCAATACTGACCATTTGCTGGAATCCCTGAATGATTCGGGGGCGGATGCCCTGAGCCTGGATTCGGATGTCAATTTCCCTCAGGCTGCAAAAATGATCCGTGAGGATATGATACTCATCGGTAATATATGTCCAACCGGTACAATCATGACCGGTCATCCTGAAAGTGTCCAAAAAGAAGTTCAAAAGCTTCTGGAGGATATGAAAGACATCCCCAATTATATTCTTAGTACAGGTTGCGATCTTCCATCGGAAGTGCCTGAAGAAAATGTGACAGCTTTTATGGAAACGGGAAGAAAATAAATCCCTCTTCATTTATGTCCAAATAATCCAGTTCTCTTTAGTCTTTGAGATTGATGGATATCCAGAAGTCGGGATCCTTTATGGGAGTGCCTTTCTGTCTGTATGCTCCATATATCATGCCTGCAAGCGTTCCGATTGCCAGTATAAGCGGTATGATGATGGGTGATGCTTCACTGTTGTAGATGACACCTTTCGATGCCAATAACAAGGCATTGGACATAAGATGAACCAACATGACAAGAATCAGCGATTCACTCCAGATATAGAGAAGCATATAGGCAATGAAGGTGATAAAGAGGTATCCTGCGGCATAGCTGTGGACAATTTCAGGGAAGAGGGCAGGAAAAAGGGTGTGGTATACTGTGAATAATACTCCGTTGATGAACAATGACCACCACAGGCCGTATCTTTTGCGAAATGCCGGGAATAGCAACATGGCAAAGAGGGGATAATAAACCACCTGAATCATCAGTGTTTGGGATACATGTTCAAAAAATGCATTCCAGCTTAATCCGTTCATTCTGATGATCGTCAGATTGTCATAGTTCATGAGTACAAACCACAGGGCCAGAAAAAAGATAACATGAAGGGGATTTTTGTTTTTCGGCCAGAAAGCATGAGGAAGTCCCCACTTTGATACCATGCGAAAAGGTACGTAAATCCCGAAAAGAGCAAGTCCAAAACCGGCCAGGAGTATATATGCTCCCGCTTCATACCAGGAATTTCCCAGAGAGAAGGCCTTTTCAAGTCCCAGATTACCCAGGTATACCGATAGCCCTGATAAGATGAAAATAAACAGGGCATAACGGATTTTCTTTTTTTCATCCATAATAGCACCTCACTATTTTAACAAGACAAGACGGATTGTTTTATAACCCTGTGTGGATGCCAGCCGGGCAATGTATACGCCGCTTGTGGCGGCATGTCCCTGCATATCTGTTCCATCCCAATGAATTTGATAAGTTCCGGCTGTGTGAAATCCATTCTCCAGGGTTTTTACATGCCGTCCCCGGATATCGAAAAGATCCAGGCGGATATGGCCTGATTCAGGCAGACTTACATGGATTATTCCGCGGGGATTGAAAGGATTCGGATAGGCACGGAGGGCGAATACCCCGGGGCGCGATTCTTCCGGCTCCAGGGTCGTGGATGTAAGTGTGAATGTCCAGGTATATACACTTTCAAATCCTGCCAGATTCCGTACCCGTACCTCGGCAGTGTACTCTCCAGGTTCCAGGGGACTTTCGGATATCCGACGGATTTCACGGGTATTCCAGCTGCAATCGGCATTGATATTGACTCCATTCAGACTTAAAAAAACCGAATCTGTATCCACCTTGTCAATGGTTTCCCTGAATTTTGCAAAAAGAACCGGTGTTGTACTGTTCACTGTAGCCCCTTTTTCGGGAGCTGTGGCATATACATGGGGATATCCTACGAGTTTTACTTCTTTTTCATAACGGTTATTGGAAAACCGGATTTCACTGAATTGGGTGTCAAGGGGAACACTGATACTAATGATATAAGTATCGCTTACCAGAGAGTCCGGAAGATGCATATTCTGTTCAAAGGTCTGATATGAGCCGGGAACGAGTGGATCAACATTCATACGTAACAATACAGTATCTATATCCAGATTGTTGACTCCGTTACTGGTCAATCGCCATTCAATGGATCCAGGAGATGTGGTAGTATCTCCCAAATTGTGAAGTGTATAATTCAGTGGTATTATTGAACCACTCTGTAAGGTGTCGGCGACTGGTTGTTGCATTTCCAGTGCCCAGTCCGGCCGGGTGGGGATATCTGCCTGAAAATAGATAAAACACCATACGGTATTCAGATTCTGATACCCGTTATTGTAACCCGGCCAGTCGTATCGGGACAGTGCCCCGTCGTAACTGGGATAGCCCGGTGTGTTTTTATTTCCATAAGGGTCGTTAAAAATAAGGGTCGTGGCAGAACTGTTTTCATAACCGATGGTGCTGATATAATGGCCTGAACTGGTGAGGGAGTTCAGGAGCACGAAGGGCATGCGCTCATCTACCTGTTGAATAACCTCTGCACGGGTCGGGGTCCAGTCTACAGGCTTGTTGGCCATCCCGTTTTTCCAGGCATATTCAGCCATATACCCTTTGGTATCGGACCAGTTATTTTGGGTGATGTAACCAAAAGCTCCCCAGCCGTAATTTCCCCGGCTGTATCCAATCCGGTTCATGTGATATCCAAGAATGGTATAATATTTATCGCAAATGTAGCGGCCATAAGGACTTTCATGGGGGTAGGGATTGGAGGCGGTTGTCGGCCAGGGGGTGATCGTGCCGTAATAGGCCAGGCACATCACCGCCGCTGTTCCTCCACAGGCTGCCGAGCCGGCACCAAACCAGTCCGGTGGATCATACACCTGATTGACATAGGGGATTTCATAATAAGCCGCTCCCTTGGACGAGCGGTGTGGGGGATAGTAGGTGACCGATAACGGGGCATCCAGTGTGTGTAGGATGGATTCTCCCTTGGTGTTTGACAGGGTGACGATGGAAGCATCCTTCCGGGTGTGAAAAAGGATTCGCTGCTTCGATTTATCCCAGAAAGGATCCATTTCAAAACGGTCGGGTGTATCTGTAAGGTTTTCTATCGTGCCTTTGTGAATGTCACAGGCGTAAAGGTCTGCATTTACTGCTTTGCCTTCCTGTACTTCAATCCGGTGAAAAAGGATAGTGGAGGAATCTTTCCATACGGCTGATTGTCCCTCGGTTAGTGGATGGGAAGATCCGGTTTCCAAAAAATAAACCCAGAGAGTACCTCCCACGGAGGAAAAAAGTATGGACTTTCCATCAGGACTCCATTGGGGATTGTAAAAGGCTTCTTCCAGAGCTGGGGATACCCGGATGTGTTTTCCGCTCCCGATATCCGTCAGCCACAGTTGATCCGAGTCATCATTGGAAACCACCCATTTCCCATTGGGAGAGACCGGGGCCAGATTTGCATAGGCCGGGAGATCACAGGAACGTCCATCAGAGAGATGAAAACGGCGCCCGGAGGTCCAGGCAGCTACCCCGTCCCGGGTAAAAGAGACCTGGCCGGCCTCGTGAACCGGAGCCTGTAAATAAATGATCTCATCATTTTTCAGGTCATACAGGACCGGAACCTGCAGTCCGTTATCCAAAATGATTTTAGTTCCGACGGCATCCCGGACCGGTGATCGGCTTATGTGATATCCAATTCCCCGTCCTTCGGCCATTTTCCGGATATTACCATCCTCCAGAGTATACAATGCGGATGTCCGGTTGTCTGTAAAAATTATGTGTTCCCTGAAAGCACAGGGCCGGAGTATCAGTCCGTCAACTTCAGTACTCTGGAGGTAAACACTGCATACGATGAGTAATAAAATACTGTGAATGAATCTTTTCATGCTCGTCCTATTTGATTTCCATTCCGGGAATGCGTTTAAATTTTGTTTCCAGCGTTGATACATTTTCCAGGTATTGATTTTGGAGGATTTTCTGGATTTCGCGGGCTTTGGCTTTAAAGGTTTCTGCTTTTTCTTTCTGATCCAGCTGGGTGTAATAATGGGAAAGGTTCAAAAGAAGGGCAGGGTAAAGGGGTGTCGTTTCCGGGATATCCTCCATGAGTTTTAAAAGAATCTTATACTCTTTTTCCGCTTTATCCATGTCCTGCACGGCCCGGTAAATTTCTGCCAGATTGCTGTGAATTTCAGCCTGCTTTATGTGGGAATCCTTTTCCTCTTTCCAGATTTTCAGGGATTTTTCCAGATGGGTTATGGCCTCTTCAGGGCGGTTGGTCATAAAGCAGACAGATGCGAGATTATTATGGAGGGAAGCGGATTGCAGGCTGTTTGTCCCTCTGAGCTTATCCACTGTCGCCAATGCTTTGCGATAAAATTTTTCGGCGGTCTCATATTTTTCCTGAGATTCTTTCAGCATGCCCAGCCGGGCTTCGATATCGGCAATCATCACATGATTGGAATCGGCCTTTTCCACAAGTCCAATGGCTTTAAAATACAATGCTTCGGCGTCATCCATACGTTGAAAAGCCTGGTTGACTTCGGCGTATCGTGAGTAAATGTCCGCCAATAACAGATAATTTCCATGGTGAGCCATGGCAGCTGCCGTCATGCCTTTATCCAGATAATTTTTTGCCAGACGGGGTTCTCCCAGGGTCATGGCAAAATCAGCAAGTTGTATGTATACACGGATGGTTTTTTCATCTTTGGGGCCGTAGAGGACTTCCGCCATGGATTGTGCCCGAAGTCCCGCTTCAAACGCACGGTGAGCATCTCCCATTTCTGTGCCCAAACGGCTTAAATCCATGAGATTTTTCAATGCTTCGGGACTCGCTTCGCCCTGCTGTTGGATCTCAAGGGTGAGATCATCTATCCGCCGGAGCAGTTTCTCCTCCTTTGACGTATGAATCCAACCGGCATACCGGTCGTATAGTGAAGTGGAACGCTTTTCACATCCTGTAAACTGAATGGATAGAAGAATGACAGTTGTAACGATAAAAAATGACAGATGACGCATAATCACTCCCTTTTGGTACGGGTCAATGATAATTAATTTTGAGGTATTAAAAAAGCCCCATTCGGGGCTTATTGAGCGAGAGACGAGACTCGAACTCGCGACAGCCACGTTGGCAACGTGGGGCTCTACCACTGAGCTACTCTCGCGTTTCTCAAAAAGCGTGTAATTTTACTTTGAATGGATATAAGAAGCAAGAAAAAATGGTGACCTATACAACGGTCTGAAGAATCTGTTTTTTAATGTCCCTCGAAAGTGTAATAATTTGCTATAATTCTTTTTTTAATTTATTTTGCTTCCCGTTACTTATGAGCTCAATGATGATTAAAATACTTTTCATTATGGCGGGGGGTGCACTTGGTACCCTGGCCCGGTATGGGGTTTCTGGTTTTTCTTACCGTTTTTTAAATACAACATTTCCCTATGGGACACTGGTCGTAAACTTAATCGGGTCTCTCATCATTGGTTTTTTATGGGGATTCTGGGAATTGGAACATATTCCGGGTAACATAAAAGTCTTTATTTTTATTGGTGTCCTGGGCGGGTTTACAACCTTTTCATCCTTATATGCTGGAAACCATGAATCTTTTAAGAGAAGGTGAAGTAAGATTTGTTCTGGTAAATATTTTATTATACAATATTTTGGGCTTGTTGTGTGTGTTGGGAGGATACTTCTTCGCTAAATTTCTTGTACAGGGGGGCAGACCATGAAACTACCGGACGAAGGAATTTTATTACGGATATTTATTGGAGAAGGGGATATGTATCATGGGAAACCGCTTTATGAAACTATTGTCATGAAAGCCCGGGAATTAAATATCGCCGGAGCAACTGTGACCCGTGGAATCCTTGGGTATGGGGCGGACAGTCGCATTCATTCCTCAAAATTTCTCAGAATATCTGAAGATTTACCTGTCATCATTGAAATTGTGGATCATGAAGAACGGATTCACAAACTTATCCCTTTTCTGAATGAAACCGTTAAAGATGGATTGATTACACAGGAAAAAGTTTCTGTATTATTTTACAATCATAACTCGGGTTGACACATAAACCTGCCAGGAGAGTAATAGCCGTTTAGACCAATTAATTGTTTATTCTAAGAAATATTTATGTTAAATTTATAAGCTTTACATAATAATTTTCTAAGACTTTGATGAGGTCTGGACGATTCGCATGTTCTGAACTTCTGAAACAGGTCGTGATGTGGAAACAAAAAAAATAAAACGCTTACAGGCCAGTGAAGCCAAATTCCGGCAGATCTGGGAGTCCGCCCGGGATGGGATGCGGCTCACAGATGCTGATGGGATTGTCCGTGATGTCAATCCGGCATTTTCGGGGCTGGTACATTTATCCAGGGAATCTCTTGTCGGAAAACCTCTGTCGGTTATATATCAAAAAGATGCATCACGAATTATCCGGAAGCATTGTGAACGCTTTAAAACAAGGACCATTCCACCCCATGTGCTAAATCAATATGTTTTACATGACGGGACTGTCCGATGGTTTGAGGTTTATAATACGTTTGTGGATATTCCAGGTGAACCGGAGCAGGTGTTAGCCGTTTTCCGGGATAAAACGGAACTGGTTGAGGCGACAGACAAGCTGAAAGAGAGCGAAAGCCGCCTGAATATTGCCGTGCAGAGTGCCCGTATAGGGCTCTGGGATCAGGATTTCCGAACCGGAACCATAGTCCGGAATAACACCTGGTCGGAAATGCTGGGATATGCTCCCGAAGAGATTCATAAAGATAAAAATGCCTTTGTCAATCTGATCCATCCTATGGACAAAGAACGAACCAACTGCATCATCCAGAAACACGAAGCAGGTCAAACGGAGTATTTCCGGATCGAGCACAGGCTTCGTTGTGCCGATGGATCCTGGAAATGGATCCTGAATGTGGGACAGATCGTGGAAAGGGATGAATCCGGAAAACCCTTGCGAGCTGCTGGTGTACATATAGACATCGACGAACAGAAAAAGACGGAAGAATACCTGAAACAGTCGGAAAAACTCCTCCATTCCGTGTGGGACCAGTCCAAAGACGGTATGCGGCTGACCGATGCCAAGGGACGCATTGTGATGGTCAACGACGCCTTTAGTGACATGATGGACATGCCAAAAGAGGAATTGGAAGGGCAATCTCTCGGTATTATTTATTTCCCTGAAGAACAGCACAGAATCGTTAAGCGGTATAAAGAAAACTTTTCAAATAAAACGGTTCAACCCTATATCGAACGTCCATTCACCCTGTGGAACGGGGAGCAAAAATGGTTTGGTGTTTCAATCGCCTTTATCAGTGATACCCTGTTGTTAAGTGTATTCAGAGATATTACCCAGAGGGTTCGAAACCAGGAATCCCTCAGGGAGCTTGTCCATCAGAAGGAAATGCTAATGCGCGAACTCCAGCACCGGGTGAAAAACAATATGAACATTATCGCGAGTCTGATCAGCCTGGAAATGCGGCAGATCCAGAATCCGGACATCAGGGATATCTTCCTGAATATCCGTAACCGTATCCATTCCATGGCCGCCATTTACGAGCGCTTCAGCCTGACCGGTGATCTGGAATCTGTTGAATTGAACCAATACATCAAAACCCTGGCAGAAAGTATTCTTGAGACTTTCACTGCCGGTTCCAACCGTCTCCATCTGGAGACCTTTCTGGATCCTGTCAGACTCGATACAAAACGGGCGGCCAGCCTGGGACTCATTTTAAATGAGTTGCTGACAAATTCCCTGAAATATGCATATCCAAATCATGAAAAGGGGACGATTACCATCGAAATCCGGCAAAAAGACAATCAGCTACGTTTTGTTGTTAAAGATGACGGAATCGGACTGCCGGAAGATTTTTCTCCCGGGAAACAGAAGAGTATGGGATTTATGCTGATTGAGACTCTGGTCAGTCAGCTCAAGGGGAAAATGAGTATTGACGGGGTGCGGGGAACCCAAACAACGATTGAATTTCCAGTTTAATCCATACTGCTCAGATTACGAAACCTATGGCCGGCTTGTGTCGTATCAGGGGAAACTGTATATTTACATGAAATTGAAGGATGAAAGTGAATTATGGAAGATCATGAAATTACAATCGCCCTGGATGCCATGGGCGGTGATGATGCCCCGGCGGTGACAGTCCAGGGGGCTGCAGAAGCAACTCTCGAATCTCCCCTAAAGGTCCTGCTGATAGGCGATGAAAAGGCTATTCAGAAAGAACTGAAAAAACATAAATATCATGCAGATCAGATAGAAATTATTCATACAAGCCACCAGATTTCCATGGGTGAAAACCCAAAAATTGCCATGAACCAAAAACCCGATGCGTCCATTGTTCTGGCAACCCGAAAAGTATCCGAGGGGCATGCACATGCTTTGGTGTCTGCCGGGAGTACCGGGGCTGTCATTTTATCCGCGGCAAAAAATATTCCCAGAATCCTGGGTGTCCACAAAGCAGCCCTGGCCGCCAGCTATCCCACCCATAATATCCAAAAAAGACAGGATATATTTTCTCTGCTTCTTGATGTAGGGGCCAATATTCACAATTCCCACCACGATTTGGTCCATTTTGCCTTTATGGGGGCTACGTACGCCCGGGAAATCAAGAAAATTGAAAACCCTTCGGTGGGACTTCTGAACATCGGGGCTGAAGAGTACAAGGGGGGTGAAAAACTGGCCAGAACCCATGGAATTTTAAAAACCCTTCCGGATATTAATTTTATCGGCAATATCGAGGGGAATCAGATTATGCAGGGACTGGCAGATGTGGTTGTTACCGAGGGGCTTACGGGAAATATTGCCCTGAAGGTGATGGAGGGAATGGCCAGTTCAGTCAAACACCTTGGAAAACAGGCATTCCGTCAGAATGTCTTGTGGAAAATGGGACTCATTATGCTTTCCGGAGGGATTCGCAAGTTAAAAGATGTGACCGATTATCAGGAATATGGCGGAGCACCCATTTTCGGGTTCGATAAGATGATTATTAAATGTCATGGACGGTCTACAGCTAAGGCGATAAAAAACGCCCTGAAGCTGGCGGCTAAATCTGTCCGGGATGATATTACCGGGCAAATCAGCCGCTATATCACCAATTATGAGTATCACCATGCAGACTATGATGTGGAAGTCTGAGTCTGCCGGAAAATAAGTCAGGATTTGTAAAATCAATAATATCATAAACTTACACTCCTTTTACTTCGGGAAGGGATATGCTTTTACAACTTGAAAAAAAACAATGATTTTGTTAATATCTACGATGATTGTGAGATAAAAGATGGTACGGACAAAGGAATTGGAAAATAAAGTTTTGGCCGGCGTGATCCGGGAGTATATTGCCACCGCACAACCTGTATCTTCCAGGGTGGTTGTAGAAAAGTATATCCCGAATATTTCGGCTGCCACGGTCCGGAATATCATGGTCGGACTCGAAAAGCGGGGGGTGTTGACCCATCCTTTCACATCATCGGGCCGAATTCCTACGAACAGCGGGTACAAGTATTATGTAGATACCCTGATGACTTCTCCGGAGCCGGGTGATTCTATAAAGCATGCCATTCATGAAGCCCTGAATCGTACGCCTTCCGACATTGAAATGTTGTTGAATCTTACCTCGCGACTCTTGGGGACCATGACGGATGAAATCGGTGTGGCGATGGCTCCGGTGTTTATGAAAGGTATCGTGGATGATATTCAGCTCCTTGAGTTGTCGGGGGACAGGCTTTTGCTGGTGTTTCAGATTGAAAACGGTCTGGTGAAAACTGTGATGGTGGAAACACGCCAGGTGTTGAATAAGTCCCGGCTTCAGTTTATCCAATCCCTTTTTAAGGAACTTTTCGTAGGTGTTAATCTCTACACGATGAAACAGAAACTGGAACGGATACTGAATGACATTCCCAGCGGTGAACGGGGACTGGTGGAATTGATTTGCGGCCAGATTGAGCAACAGATGATGCCCCGGATCCACACCAGTGAAAATTATTCCTTCCTTGCAAAACCGGAATTCCGTGAACCGGCCGACTCTGCAGTTGTACACCTTTTAATGACGGATGGATGGATGTTCAGACTCCGGGAAAAAATTTCCGGTACTCATCTTCCGGATGCATTGACACTTCTGACCGGGGACGACATCGATTTTGTATCCGGGACAAACTGCAGCGTGCTCATGTCTGGTTTTACCCTGGGGAATCTGGAAGGTGCTCTGGCCGTTGTCGGTCCTTCCCGAATGGATTACGATTTTATCGTACCCCTGCTGGGATTTGTCCGCCGCAAGATTCACGAGAAAATCAATAACATCAAGGAAAATATATAGGAC
This window of the Candidatus Neomarinimicrobiota bacterium genome carries:
- a CDS encoding glycosyltransferase family 2 protein, encoding MNPDTHNGYIIIPAYNAEKTLPELLQRIRACCPFHIVVVDDGSKDHSAQIAAHEGVHLIRHPKNMGKGKALQSGFKFVSKAGGDFAITLDADLQHPPEAIPGLVVKYSEAPGTFMIGRRQRDDNMPLHRQLSNYITSFLVSRRTEMTIPDVQCGFRLIPGKYLHHLFTGSKGFVFEAEMVIRLADIGVPVDFYPIPTIYLKGGHSSIAHIRDTLHFISMFTRSLFRRFS
- a CDS encoding small multi-drug export protein produces the protein MWHNLWQLILVTFLPFLELRASIPYGILKLNMPWFEVYLICMLINVLLAPFVYYMLHWFVDVVIKIPFIGRLYDKIVLRTQRRIHDKVEKYGEWGLALFIGVPLPGSGVYTGALAAFLLGVPPRKFMIAAIWGVLIAGTAVLIVTLTGIESLQFFLKKV
- a CDS encoding corrinoid protein; translation: MELLKQIEELVVRGHIDAESRYPKDLSGQPGVREKVADALEKGISPQEILWNGLISGMKIVGEKYEKNEIFVPEMLFSAKAMKSGLNQIRPMLVGDVSVRVGTVILGTVQGDMHDIGKNLVGMMLEGAGFEVIDLGINTPVSKFVESARKHPEAVIGMSALLTVTMKNMKTVIESLRSNGLENKVMIGGAPVTQSFADEIGAEGYSLNANQAVSLAKNLISA
- a CDS encoding uroporphyrinogen decarboxylase family protein, with amino-acid sequence MFEHLRKIDFERLDKTLRNQKADAIPLIELGIHPDIKREITGKPVVTVREDIQFMRSLGYDFLKVQPRIDLELNRKKAEDESKATDRSWSSEHDSLVKDWESFEAYPFPKREDINYSRLEEAGKLIPDDMGIIGQYGDIYTTVWETMGFETFSMLMYEEPELVAEMFRRIGDVIYSMFEVMAQMDFVKVLWYSDDIAYSSGLMVDPDFLREHFFPWLKKIGKLATARNIPFIYHSDGVLYDVMEDILDCGVTALHPLEPISMDIDELKTRYGDKIALCGGIDVDQLARASTDTIRNLTRKYMRIAGNNGGWAAGSSNSITEYMKTENVLAMIETVLKEGTY
- a CDS encoding uroporphyrinogen decarboxylase family protein, whose product is MNMLNSVHANYKEGRRILAPLLGFPAVKPAGTSIKLAQQNAGEHMKVMQRIVEKWHPDVVFTLMDLSVEASALGRETIFPPDEAATIVKFDYDKERDLSLLKAINILEDGRLQSYVETHKRMKRDFPGDILRGAYVTGPYTLAGLIMGAENAAMETMMDPEGFHVLCTVCTEKILDYTQAMIEAGAHIIAVLEPSAMMLGPEQFREFSMDYTRKIVDMCHQHDVGMVYHICGNTDHLLESLNDSGADALSLDSDVNFPQAAKMIREDMILIGNICPTGTIMTGHPESVQKEVQKLLEDMKDIPNYILSTGCDLPSEVPEENVTAFMETGRK
- a CDS encoding hypothetical protein (frameshifted, insertion/deletion at around 1017535) → MIKILFIMAGGALGTLARYGVSGFSYRFLNTTFPYGTLVVNLIGSLIIGFLWGFWELEHIPGNIKVFIFIGVLGGFTTFSSLYAGNHESFKRR
- a CDS encoding DUF190 domain-containing protein, which gives rise to MKLPDEGILLRIFIGEGDMYHGKPLYETIVMKARELNIAGATVTRGILGYGADSRIHSSKFLRISEDLPVIIEIVDHEERIHKLIPFLNETVKDGLITQEKVSVLFYNHNSG